ACCCCTCACACCCCATATCACAGATCAAGTGAGCTTTaacatttctgtgtgtttataGAAATTTGACCTCTGCATGTGAAATAAATGTTCCAGTGTTCCAAAaatgataatattattaatctttttaaaTGGTTATGTCTGGTAATGtaattcattttgttttcaattaaattaaacaatagaaaaaaataacaaattgtaagaataatcacttaattaaaaaaaaagttaatttataaaagtaaatcaacttaaatttacatatatttatattttatttattttatatagataaagggatagttcacccaaaaatgaaaattctgtcattaattacttaccctcatgtcgttccaaacctgtaagaccttcgttcatcttcggaacacaagatatttttgatgaaatccgagagctttctgaccctgcatagacaagcaatgcaactgacacagTTTATGGCCCAGAAAAGTAGTAAATGCATCGTTAatatagtccatgtgacatcagtggttcaaccttaattttatgaagctatgagaatacttcttgtgcgcaaagaaataaaaaaaataactttattcaacgatttcttctcttctttgTCAGTCTTCGACGCACGTTCGTGACTGTACCACGATGCAtgtgtgtggtgctgctgaTGTAGAACCCAGATGCGCTGCGGCTTGTTTATGAGCAGAGGAATGTACACGCATGAGTCGTGGTGCTGTCGTGAACGAGCATCGAAGACTGACAcgaaagagaagaaattgttgaataaagtcgttattttttatttctctgtgcacaaaaagtattctcgttagcttcataaaattaaggttaaaCTACTGATGTCAGATGGACTATTAATTTGCGTTCCAAAcatcttacgggtttggaacgacatgagggtgagtaattaatgacagaattttcatttttgggtgaactaaccctttaaaatgaaaactttaatatttacatttattttcactagATTTTCCACTGATGAAGGTCAGTGTTGGCATGTGCATAACTTCACCGATGATCCGATATACTTCACTGGCCTGGCATCAGAACCTGGTGCCCGTTCAATGAATGTCAGCCTTTGGGGCTACAGGGAAACTGTCCTGAATCAGTACTGGGCTTCTGTCACTGTTGACTTCAGGCAGTTGCTCTCTAGAGACTGTGAGTGATCTAATAtctcaaaaaaatatttcataaactAATATAAAAGCATACAGAATCCAGTCCAGAAGAGCAATCTTAAAATTTGTAAATAGTGCCCTGAAACAACCAAATACTTCTACTGCAGGTCAGGAGAATGACTACATCCAGTGGCTCGCTCACTCAAGCAATATTAGCGACCCCACTGATGGGTGCGTGCTGGGATACAAGGAAAGGTTTTTACGGTTACGAAAGGACTCAGTCTGCTGGAACGGGCGGGATTACATTGTCACCAAGGAGCCCATGACTTGTCCCTGCACTCTCACTGACTTTCAATGGTACGAATACATACAGACCTATCAAATACACTCAAAGTACAGTGTGATTCATTTATACTATTCACGACATACATTCAGTCattgtctctctcttttcctgcAGTGACTTTGGATTCTATCATGCGGAAaacagctctgtgtgtgtggagCAGCCCGACCTTATTGGCCATTCACTGGAGTTCTGCCTGCATGGACGCAAAGAGCAGCTTCAGACCAGCGGGTAACAAATCACTCTATTTCCACTCCGCAGGACTCGTATTGAAATGTTCAGCAGGTGTAAGCTATTTTTTGCATACATCGCTGTGCTAGAAAATCTATGAGCCCGATTTACTGAACCGGTTCGCATATGCAAAATTGTTGCATATGAGTTAATGTTTTTGTCacataattatttgaatgctaAACATTCTACTGTCTGTGAATCTGTGATTGTAGTTACCGGAAAATTCCTGGGGATCACTGTGAAGGAGGAATAACTCCAGAACGAAAAGAGATTGATCTGAGTAAGAAATGCGTTAGTAATTTGCTGAGGACAGAACCACTggtaggtttttattttattattaatgttaaaatatacactctcagaaataaagttacaaaagctgtcactggggcggtaccttttttaaaaggtacatgtttgtacctaaagggtccattttggtaccttaaaggtacatattagtacttaaagtgtacatatttgaacctaataggtacaaaagtgtaccttttgaaaaggtaccgccccagcttttgtacctttatttctgagtgtacagtaaaaacagtaatattgtgaaatattattacaattgaaaagaactgttttactgattttaaagtgtaatataTTCTGAATCTTcagcttcattactccagttatTAGTGTCaagtgatccttcagaaatcattctaatatgttgattggctgcttgagaaacatttattattattatcaatgttaaaatctgttgtgctgcttaatagtttTGTGCCAACCGTGATATATGTTTTGTCAAAATTCTTtgctgaatagaaagttcaaaaaagcgacatttatttaaaatagaaatcttttgtaacaatataaatgtcttttactgTCTCTTTTGATTAActgaatgcatctttgctgaatacaAGCACCATAAAACTTTTCCCATCGGGCATTTTTCAGACAGAAGAACATTCATTCAATTCAGCTCCTATAATCGCTGTGGTCATCGGTGTTCTGTTGATCAGTGCTGTTGCTGGGGttattttcatcaaaaaatatgtCTGTGGAGGAAGGTTTGTGCCCCCATTTTCTTAACATCACACACAGCAGAGCATGatctatatatatgttttatcgTGCTGTACATATGAGAAGTTCATACAGTTTGATTTGATTTCCTACAGCAATATCTGTCTCATGGCTTCTTTTTAATGTCTTCGATAGGTTCCTGGTGCACAGGTACTCCGTATTACAGCAGCACGCTGAAGCTAATGGTATCGATGGCGTGGATGACCTGGACACACTGGAGGGTGGCAAGACGCACTACCACGATGATTCAGATGAGGTACATACTGCCCCCTCACTGGTAAAAACACAATATTCATTTCTGCAAAGTCTTTGAATTAATCCTGTCATTATATTTTTGACATCTGTAGGACCTCCTAGAGTGACCGACACAAAGATCGTCATAAGACTGTTTTAAAAGAGAGAAACCACAATGCCTACCCTTCCCATGACCCTCTATGTGTGTGTAACTGCGTTCCAGCACGCATGAGACACATTCTGACCAATCGATTTGCTTCTGGCCACTTGGGGACAGATTTTCAGTGATTCAGCACAGCAGGATTTGACTACAAGGACAGAAATAGAGAAAACATGCATTTTCATAAAAGCTTCTCCTGAAGGAGTTTTCTAATCCTCTGctgaaaaagtttcaatctttttaatcatttcatGTTATGGTATTTGGGATGCACAAAGGATTTGAAGCAATTAGGTTGccatatatttcaaatttatgCGAGTTATTGCACAAAATCTGATGGCTGAggagtattattattattattatagtagtACTTTGAAGGCCACTATAATTGGAGTATAATTTACAGAAAAGAGGATACATCAGACATGAGCTTTGAAGCGTGGTTAAAAATTATGTAAGTGCTAATTTTTCATTGCTGGTTTCCTGCATCAGGTATTTAACTTCACCAAAGGATTTTCAGCATTTTCTTCGTTTTGCATATTAGGATGGTTTGAAGTCTCTTTGAAGcctgttttttttagttattgtcTGAATAAATCTGGATGAATGTGAAGTGTTTAaaggtaattatttaatattccCTGGAAGCTTCATGTGCGAGTTTCACGATCGACTGAGACTTGTTTATAAAGTTTGTAGGCTTTATTATACTAACATAACATCCTGAGGATTACAGTTCAAATCTTCAAGAAACTAGTTTAGCCAAGCTTTAGTCATTCCATAAATCAAATTTGACTACTTCTTGTTGCCTGCCATTGCTGTGTGCTTAGATATGCCGAGTGCATAGTATATCTTCTATGCACAAGTAATAATACATTCTTCCTTTTCAGTATTACCAATGCTATTCTCTGATGGTACAGTGTCATTTGATGCAAGAAAAGATGGCACATTGCGTGGTTTTCAATCATTTTATTATGGTGCACCTTACATAATGCATCTTAGAGATATAACGTGGTATCAGTCTGACACCTTGTTGCTAAGTCAGCAATAATTGTATATTCAATAACAagataatatttaatgttaattatgacattaagtgttttttttgttgttttttttcttcttttcagaACAACAACTCATCCTTCATTAGGATGTCTACAACATTAAGTGCATCTAATTAGCAGTATAatcaaatatgaaaatgtatatttttttggtCTGTATTGACTGTCAACTCATAAATAAGCTAATTTGTAGTCAGTAAGCTGATTAAgatataggttttttttttttttttttttgcacagataataaaatAGATACCTCAGGGGTTACAGATGACAGTGGACCACACAATTCATTGATGGGTTTGCATGTTGAAAGCAGGGTCCTCGGGTTTGGGATGGATGAACTTGGCTTTTCTGAAGTCATGTGTAAAATGCTGTACCATTAAATGTGACTgccaacaacaataaaataaacaaaacaaaaaaaaaactcttcatGAAGTGCATGCTCATTGGCTTGACTTGAATCGAATGGATTCTAGACCCTGATGCACCAAGGTGAACCAATTTCATAAAGACTTTAAAAGGAATATTGCATCTCTTATTAAAGCAGGTATTAAAAACAACCCTGAAATTGGAAGTTGTATAGCCTGCAACCTAATGTTCCCAGTTTTGCATTGTACTGAGAAACGGGGTCAATAAACAGCAGCAGCTGGCTAATGTCGAACAGCACAGCATTTGTGTTTTCAAACATGTAGAAAATAGAATGAGAGCTGCATGTATTTAATGTGCAGGATAAAATCTGATTGTAAAGAGAtttctttttcctctcagtTTAGAAAATAAGAATATcatgtgaaatatatttaaattggaGAACACGGTcctattcataatatttttcccatttcttttaattatgtAAGTATTGAAAATAACATGTAGGCTAATAATAGAATAATTTTGTTTGCTACATATATTATTAAAGTATAATGGCTAggttttcttgctttttttcttGAGGATGAACAAAATCagccatgaaataaaaataaaaaaataaaaataaatggattaattataataaaaatgaataaataaactattcTACAAGCTATATTTATTCTAATGGATCATTGATTCATCCGattcaaaaatgtaaagtaagaaaacaaatcatttaaataaatataaaaaaaatgtattacatgtatttttatgtacaggttttattcttaaattttatgtatttattttatctgtttctttgtttatgttagtcattatattatttctgtatttaattctatgttgttttgtaatttgGCATTGCATGATTCACAGCTCTTCTAGTCAGAGACATGCAGGGGTTGAGAGGGGGCGAGGCGTTTATCTTGTAGGAGGGGCGTTTGAGCTACTGTTTATCGCGGTTTTTTTCCGAGTGCGCCATTTTGGCTCCTGAGCGAGACGCGTCGTGTGATTGGGCTCCAGGCGCCACTATCAGAGCCAATCAGAGGTGCATCGGGCGGCGGCGCAGACGGTGAGTGAGCGCGGCTGCTGGGAGGGGACGGGACGCGGTCGGTTAGCTGGGGATTGGTGTGTGACCGACCAACCAAATGACTAAAATCATTATAAACAGGAATAGtgctgtttgtgtatgtgttaaGGTCCACTGTGTGGACGACATGCACGCGTTTACTTCTTGTGTGGTTAAAACGATAAACAATGTCgttaaatggtttattttagttgtttttctGTTAAGCCGAGCTGGCGTCTCATATAGGCCCAGTTTTGAGCCGCTCTTTGTTTTAATATTCGTTGACTTTCGCAGTCTTAAGAGGTCGATTGGAGCACACAGGTCGTTGTCTTGGTTTTACTCAACTAATTGAGAGTTAATAAAACAAacgattaatatatatatttgatttaaaccaaatatatataaaaaaaaatacgcTCGTGCATGAAAACACTGAGGTCGATGTGCTAATGTAGCGCTAGCAATGTTTAACAAAGATAAAGCAAGCCAACATAGCTATATGTACACAatataaatactattttatgtaattcttGTTTAAAGGAAAAAGGCGTTTCGTTTATGAGAAACACGCATGTTGCAACTTGCTACAACAAAAGCGTTTGTGAGATACAAAGACGCTACGCTTGAAACTGAAGAGCGGCAGATACATTTGACAGAAGCTGTAGCACTGAAATCCAAACacaaagtgtttttcttttacttttaatCATGCATTTTGCTCTTCGTttcctgtattttatttactttactgTAGAATTAAACATTGCAGCAGCAGCATATATACCCATCTAAGCTGTCTCGtccttaataaataataaaaacatcaaacagttGGTGTAGGTGTAAACTGTATATGGAGCCTAATGTGTCCTACTTGTAAGAAGAAATCTACAAGGTCATGAAAGAACGATAGGCTTGTAATGTCATTAAGCACAACATTTATATGTTAGTCACGAAATACGTTAAGATTTGCATATACTTCATGTGCAGAATAAAATCTGATCATGGACAGATTTTCCTTTTGCTTCTCAGTCAAGAATGAAAATGTATCAAATTgttaaatgatacattttctttgCTTTAACAGAGCACACGGTCTCTTTTCTTACTGTTTTAGTTCTTTATTTTTCAAGcatacaaaaacaatatttcaagACAAAAAGCAGGACAGAATTACATTGAGATAACACAACAAAAAGGTTATTTAATATCTaggttttcttgtttttatgaacatttcatatttttcaggGAAAGGgagtaaaaaaaatcacagaagcaattcaaatgtaaacattGTCTTTGAGAAAAAATATCAAGTAAGTTGTGGTGTCAAATGTTATCACTTTGATATATGCcatgatacaaaaaaaaagccatATTCATGTACCATTTATATGGTACTCCAAAGTACTGAAccataaacaaaatgaaataagtCTCATAATAATGCTGTATTAGGAAAAATATACAACAAAGGTAACAAAGTACATGGTATATCCACCAGGGAATTAATTTAATACTATTACAGAATTAACTTTTTTCCCTTCCTGCAGTTAAGAAAACAGTTGCATGTAAATTTTTGGATCTAAAATCTTAatcataaaatgaataatttaaagaGCTGACTTAATGCTAAAATGAGGAATGCTGTAAACCAGCAATTAAGTCAAGCATCCTCATTTAAGAGTCTTGCATTAGATGCATGTGCTGTTGCATAATATTTGGGATTTGTGCAACAActtgtttttgccatttttcagACTTCAGTTCCGTGCTGATTTCATAACTCAGTCAGACGGCAAACATGGAGCAGTACACCACCACGACAACTAGTGGAGAGCAGATAGTGGTGCAGACCAGCAGCGGACAGATCCAACAACAGGTAATTTGTGACATGTACTATGTTAAAGTATGTTTGTCGGACATGCATagaattgtgtttttaataataactaGTAATAAAGCATCTCAGTGTGGTGTAAAACCACTGAAGAAACGTTTTCATGTGTCTTTACTCATTTGAGAGTCACAGTCCCTTATCTCTGGCCCAGGGCACAGTGACTGCGGTGCAGTTGCAGACTGAGCCTCAGGTAGGCCAGACTGCGGCCCAGCAGGTCCTTCAGGTAGTGGTTGGCTCTCCGAGCAACTCTGCTGTCTGCAAATCTCCATGCATGCCATCTCAACATTGCATTGCACAGAGATCCATTTGCTAGTATTGCATTGTAATAGTGATTAATGCAATGTTAAAATATCAGATATCTGTGACCTTTGCGCTTTTTGCATCTGTCTCAGTTTATTTCGTTTATCACTCACTATGATTTACTAGAACTTAAAAGTGTTCAAAGAACGCTCACGTGCATGAGTTTTTAGCATGCTTTGTTTTGcaaaatgcattgtaaaatctCCAAGTATATAACAGCTGCACCACTGTTTTTTGCATTTCGGAAGTTTACATGCATTGCCTTTTCTTGCATGCATCTGTGTTTTGCATTGTCATAAtgcttacataaaatgcatataaatatcagttgtcataTTATATCTtggtaagatgatatttaaagtgatagtttacccaaaaatgaaaattctgtcattagttactcaccctcatgtcgttccaaacccgtaagaccttccctcatcttcgaaacacaaattaggatatttttgatgaaatctgagagctttctgaatCTGCAtaaacagcaatgcaactgacacgttcaaggccatGAAAGGTAATaaggacatgagggtgagaaattaatgacagaattttcaattttgggtgaactatctctttaaatgcTTTACGGTCAAAGCTCTGtgtacaacaggtttttcagcaaagttttgatcatgttgaaaTTTATAGGCCTTAGAAATTTGCATATCAAATACAATACATTAGGACTAATAGggtttttatgtttaaagttgACATAAAATGAATTTTTCAATGCATCCTCTTCAAAGGTCCAAGGGCAGCCTCTTATGGTACAAGTCAGTGGGGGTCAGCTCATCACGTCCTCTGGGCAGCCCATAATGGTACAGGCCATGACAGGAGGACAAGGTCAAACCATCATGCAAGTACCAGTATCTGGTACACAGGGGCTGCAGCAGGTGGGTGAAGCTAATGTTACACTGAATTGTTggataaaaatatacttttttcaCTAACATACTGAATTTATCTAAAAGtagtgcagtggttctcaaccagtgGGCCTCAGAAAACTTCCAATGTGGCCCTGGTACAATAaagatttcattattttttgccTCTGATGATACAGCATTCCCACAATCTTGGAAagcctgtatatatatatataaggaagACTTGTTGTAAAATTGTGAATTCTTGACTTGAAAAAGTCAATGAAAtgtgaattaatataatattttaactcTATGGGCATTTTATaataagtatacatttattccAAGCTCTGAAGTAAAGCCTTATTGTTAATTCTGATCCAGCAAATCACAAAGAACTGGAAAAGTTATGTAGCCTTGACGTGACAAAGTGGAGAACCACTGCAATATAATGTTCCATCAAAATATTCGGTGTGATGAAGTtgtaataaaatgactaaatgtggCACAGATCCAATTGGTACAGCCCAGTCAAATCCAGCTTCCTGGTGGACAGACATTACAGCTACAGGGTCAGCAGGGACAGACCCAACAGATCATCATTCAACAGCCACAGACCGCAGTCACTGCAGGACAGAACCAGGTGACTTCATTTTGTCATGTATTTGAGGAAATATAAAGGGCACCCTCTATAAACTGCACTCTTGTAgttaaatgcatataattaatAAAGTTCATGATAATTGTTTTCTTAGGGTCAGCAGCAGATCACTGTACAGGGTCAGCAAGTGGCTCAAACCGCTGAAGGACAGACCATCGTTTACCAGCCTGTTAATGCAGACGGGACCATCCTACAGCAGGGTAACACTGCTACTCCTCTGCAAAACACTGAGCCGTAAACATCATGCAGTTCAATAGACGTGTATACACTGCTTATGACATGTAAttcatttgaatgcattttgtgaTTGTCCATCCAGGAATGATCACCATTCCAGCTGCATCTTTAGCAGGAGCTCAGTTAGTCTCAGCTGGATCCAACACAAACACCACCAACGCCGGTCAGGGCACAGTGACCGTCACTCTTCCCATGGCAGGAAACATGGTCAATGCTGGAGGAATGGTCATGGTGAGCACTTGTGGTCATTTTTATCTATTACCGAAAGTGCGTTCTTGCTATAGAGATAATCTATTTAGATCACACTTCCTAATCttattgtgtgtgtttataattgAACCAGATGGTCCCAGGGGGTGGCGGGTCAGTTCCCACCATGCAGCGCATTCCTCTTCCTGGAGCAGAGATGCTGGAGGAGGAACCTCTCTACGTCAACGCTAAACAGTATCACAGGATCCTCAAGAGGAGACAAGCCCGTGCCAAACTAGAAGCTGAAGGCAAAATACCAAAAGAGAGAAGAGTATGTGTGCTTTTATGGCAATAAATAGaaatgactttatttatataactctTTATGCAAATATagcaaaacacatttgttatatttattacatttatattatatttggaaataaatagatagataaataaataaatgctatataTGCATAAGGAgtgtgcatatgtatgtatttaaccATAGCATCTTTTTAATCATTGTCATTAGAATAGCAAAGCAGtcctgattattattattttaatttttttactttaattataaagctgttttaataataatttaattaatttaaaatattaataatatttggcatatacatataatacagtatataaaatatgtatatttaatgataatttaattaatttaaaatattaataatatttggcatatacatataatacagtatataaaatgtatatttaaaagaattatgtatatatatataattttatttttgggccATTTACAAGCTAAACCTTCATCTCAAGCTTCATCTTAAATTTCACatttctaaaaattcttaaaaggATAGAAATggctatataatatcatattaatATTTGGCCCATTATAAATGATAACATTAATACAATTCATTAATTATACTACAGGTTTTATGGATATTCCTGGGTAATTTTGCTTGGGGTTTGTTCTAAATcccttaaaatattaaacttagCTAATTTAGCCTGACCAgcttaaataaaaaacttaattgaaacttttatcattaaattatttgcatACTGAGTTGCAGTTGGTATTCTTTCTTGAATTCATTTGCATATGGAATTATGTTTGATCTTTTGTTTCTTGCATctctttaattattatttgttcttatttgtCATGAGAACAGCAAAGCAGTTTCATTTTCTGTAATTCGttaaaaaagtgttaaaaaattaaacaggttaaaattaaaaagatttgACAGGTTTCTGTTCAACACAGCACATATgcaaatattcaatatatttatgTTCTTTACCACCCAGAAATACCTACACGAGTCCCGTCATCGTCACGCCATGGCCAGGAAGCGTGGAGACGGTGGACGTTTCTTCTCTCCGAAGGAAAAGGAAGAAATGGCCATGCAGGCCCTTAAGGTGAGCGAGGGGCTTGAGCTCAGCTCTCATTGGCCAGCCACCTCTGCCCCACCTCTGGGGTAAACTATCCAATCCCAGCCTGTGTCCGACCCGAGAGACTATATGCACCTAATTTAATTTAGACCATCCATACCCTGCGGCTCTGTGTCTGAGCTACCTCATGCGTCTGTGGCACACTCATGTCCAAGCTGTCTCTGTCCGTGAGTTAACTGACATTTCCAAccaattaaactgaacatgcaTACTAAGATCTTAGTATATATGTTCTAGCATATAGTATACAATGTACAGATTAGTCCCCATGTTTGTAAC
The Onychostoma macrolepis isolate SWU-2019 chromosome 11, ASM1243209v1, whole genome shotgun sequence genome window above contains:
- the nfya gene encoding nuclear transcription factor Y subunit alpha isoform X5 gives rise to the protein MEQYTTTTTSGEQIVVQTSSGQIQQQVQGQPLMVQVSGGQLITSSGQPIMVQAMTGGQGQTIMQVPVSGTQGLQQIQLVQPSQIQLPGGQTLQLQGQQGQTQQIIIQQPQTAVTAGQNQGQQQITVQGQQVAQTAEGQTIVYQPVNADGTILQQGMITIPAASLAGAQLVSAGSNTNTTNAGQGTVTVTLPMAGNMVNAGGMVMMVPGGGGSVPTMQRIPLPGAEMLEEEPLYVNAKQYHRILKRRQARAKLEAEGKIPKERRKYLHESRHRHAMARKRGDGGRFFSPKEKEEMAMQALKKSEQDQSEEDTVGQMIQVA
- the nfya gene encoding nuclear transcription factor Y subunit alpha isoform X4, with translation MEQYTTTTTSGEQIVVQTSSGQIQQQVQGQPLMVQVSGGQLITSSGQPIMVQAMTGGQGQTIMQVPVSGTQGLQQIQLVQPSQIQLPGGQTLQLQGQQGQTQQIIIQQPQTAVTAGQNQGQQQITVQGQQVAQTAEGQTIVYQPVNADGTILQQGMITIPAASLAGAQLVSAGSNTNTTNAGQGTVTVTLPMAGNMVNAGGMVMMVPGGGGSVPTMQRIPLPGAEMLEEEPLYVNAKQYHRILKRRQARAKLEAEGKIPKERRKYLHESRHRHAMARKRGDGGRFFSPKEKEEMAMQALKVSEGLELSSHWPATSAPPLG
- the nfya gene encoding nuclear transcription factor Y subunit alpha isoform X3, translating into MEQYTTTTTSGEQIVVQTSSGQIQQQGTVTAVQLQTEPQVGQTAAQQVLQVVQGQPLMVQVSGGQLITSSGQPIMVQAMTGGQGQTIMQVPVSGTQGLQQIQLVQPSQIQLPGGQTLQLQGQQGQTQQIIIQQPQTAVTAGQNQGQQQITVQGQQVAQTAEGQTIVYQPVNADGTILQQGMITIPAASLAGAQLVSAGSNTNTTNAGQGTVTVTLPMAGNMVNAGGMVMMVPGGGGSVPTMQRIPLPGAEMLEEEPLYVNAKQYHRILKRRQARAKLEAEGKIPKERRKYLHESRHRHAMARKRGDGGRFFSPKEKEEMAMQALKKSEQDQSEEDTVGQMIQVA
- the nfya gene encoding nuclear transcription factor Y subunit alpha isoform X1, with protein sequence MEQYTTTTTSGEQIVVQTSSGQIQQQGTVTAVQLQTEPQVGQTAAQQVLQVVQGQPLMVQVSGGQLITSSGQPIMVQAMTGGQGQTIMQVPVSGTQGLQQIQLVQPSQIQLPGGQTLQLQGQQGQTQQIIIQQPQTAVTAGQNQGQQQITVQGQQVAQTAEGQTIVYQPVNADGTILQQGMITIPAASLAGAQLVSAGSNTNTTNAGQGTVTVTLPMAGNMVNAGGMVMMVPGGGGSVPTMQRIPLPGAEMLEEEPLYVNAKQYHRILKRRQARAKLEAEGKIPKERRKYLHESRHRHAMARKRGDGGRFFSPKEKEEMAMQALKVSEGLELSSHWPATSAPPLG
- the nfya gene encoding nuclear transcription factor Y subunit alpha isoform X2 gives rise to the protein MEQYTTTTTSGEQIVVQTSSGQIQQQGTVTAVQLQTEPQVGQTAAQQVLQVQGQPLMVQVSGGQLITSSGQPIMVQAMTGGQGQTIMQVPVSGTQGLQQIQLVQPSQIQLPGGQTLQLQGQQGQTQQIIIQQPQTAVTAGQNQGQQQITVQGQQVAQTAEGQTIVYQPVNADGTILQQGMITIPAASLAGAQLVSAGSNTNTTNAGQGTVTVTLPMAGNMVNAGGMVMMVPGGGGSVPTMQRIPLPGAEMLEEEPLYVNAKQYHRILKRRQARAKLEAEGKIPKERRKYLHESRHRHAMARKRGDGGRFFSPKEKEEMAMQALKVSEGLELSSHWPATSAPPLG